The following nucleotide sequence is from Triticum dicoccoides isolate Atlit2015 ecotype Zavitan chromosome 7B, WEW_v2.0, whole genome shotgun sequence.
TTTTAAATCGCTCCTAAAACTGATAGATCAAAGCCTTCAGTGGTTGCTGCATTCTTCAGTTGCACAGAATCTGTTTCTATCATCACTCGGTCGCAGCCTAGCTGAGTGACTGTGTTTACGACATAAAGCATTGCCAAAGCCTCTGAATGAAGCGCATCCGAGAATCTCTACAGATTACCCGCACCAGCAGCCAGTGCCACACCACAAGCATCTCTACTAACAAAGCCCCAACCTCAAGTATTTGTCTCCTTCAGGAAGGCGCCATCTGCGTTGATTTTCAGAGTTCCCAGTGGAGGTCTGGACCATCTTTCTTTTTGCTGCTGCTTCTGCACTTTCCCACTTTCTTGTACCTTAAAGAGATGCATACAAAGATAATCAATAGAATGACATATTTCATCAGAAAATTTAATAGCATCTCCTGCATTTGCCCTGTTTCCTTCATGCCACCATCGCCAAAGGAGCAGGCAAGATTTAAGTTTTCCCTCCTCATTGAGGTTCAAGATTTGCTCCATGCAGCTCAGTGCATCTGCACAAGGAAGAATCTGCAGTCTAACATGCTCCAGCTGAGGTTCCCTCCGCACATCCTTAACCTTCTTACATTTAATGAAACTACGTCCGCCATCCTCATCGAACCGAAAACAAACAGGACAACGGGTTTCTACATGCATGCCTTTGTACTGAAGCTTCGTGCACAGGGGTAAGCTATCCGTACACAGACGCCATATGAAATGAAGAACTTTGTTTCTAAGGGGAAGTGAACACAGCTACGGCCAGTCGAAACCACATGTTTCTTCATCTGCACTTGAGGAAGAAGTTAGCCCTGCAGTGGATTCACAAGCTGCAGTAGCCATCGCAACTCTGGAGCCACCGGAACTGCTCCATCGCAACACTGAGCTCGCCGCCGCGCCAAGCTTCATTGCAACTCCGGCGGGAGTTATATTGCAGCTCCGGCGGTGCTTCATTGCAGCTCCGACGGAGTCCATTCCATCCCCATCGCAGCTTCAACGACTCCGGCGACGCTCAACTGCAGCTCAGCGCGGCGCGAGCGTTGCATAGCAGCACCGTGGCAAAAACCATTCTGGCTTCTGGCCAATAGCACCGGCGAGCGCAGCACCTTAGCACGGGTGCGCCCTGCGGCGTCGCTCCCCAACCCGGCTTGCAGCGCCGGCGAGCGTTGCATCATAGCTCCGCTGCACCAACAAAAAGTGTTGCATAGTAGCACCGCGGCAACAGCCATTTGAGCTTCACACGGGTAGCGCTGACGAGTGTTGCGCAGCGCCGGTGCGTGCTATGGCGTCGCTCCACCAATGGCTTGTACAGCCGGCGTGTGTGCAAGCTGCATCGAAGCCATTGGGCTGCCTGATGAACGTTGCATCACAGGAGCGCCTAAGAAAAGGGCCGGCCACCTGCTTTGTAAGGTATTGGAGAGGACCAAGCTCGGGTGCGCCAGCTTGCTTTGAGGTTGAGGAACACATCCATGGAGGGGTTCCCAGCAGGAGCAAGAAAGAAGCAGGGGGATTTTGTTCAGAGGAAGGGGAAAGAATGAATGGTCTGCGTACCTCCCGCTGGAGATAAGGAAAGCGAACGAGAGGCGGTGGGTGCCCCACCACGGGACGCGTGGCGCGCGTACGAGGAGGTTTACGCGAGAGGAGAATCATCCGGCTTAAAACAAGCGTTTTCCTTTTTTTATCAAAAGGCCATGCTATGATATCATCATTATGTTCATGAATTGTGATTTGCAAAATAATCTTCGCATCTTCAGGGAGGAAGGTTTGCCTTATTAGGTCTGCATCCCAGTTGTTTGTGGCAGGATCAATCAGTTTATTTACTTTAGTTGCAACATGTCTGCCCCTTTGAGTGATGACTCTTCTAGTTCTTCCTCTTGGAATCCATGGGTTAGACCAAATATTGGTGTTGGTACCACTGCCAACTCTCCATATGATCCCCTTCTTGAGCAGGTTTACTCCCTCTAGTATACTAGGCCAAGTGTAAGGTGCCATCTGTGGGGTTGGCATGTAGAATTGAGCCATTTGGGTAGTACTGTGCTGACAAAACCTGCGCACATAAGGAAGATGGGTTTTGAATAAGCCTCCATGCCTGTCTTGCATGCATAGCTAGATTGAAGGCGTGTAAGTCCCTAAAGCCCAGACCTCAGTTTTGTTTGTCTTCATCAATATTTCCCAGCTGACCCAGTGTGTTTTATTCTCCTTGTCCATTTGACTCCACCAGTATCTATTGATCATAGTGCTCAGCTCGTCGCACAAGGACTTGGTTAGATCAAAGCAAGCCACGGAGTACACGGGGATTGCTTGTCAACTGCTTTTACAAGGATTTCTTTCCCTccttttgaaaggagtttttccttCCAGCCTTGGAACCTTTTCCACACACTCTCTTTAATATACTTAAAGGTCCTTTTCCTGGCCTTGCCCACATAGGATGGAACACCTAGATATTTTAAGGAAAGACCTTCCGAAGTAATCTGTAGAATACTTCTCATTTCCTCCTTTAGCCCTTGCCTTGTGTTTTCGCTGAATAGTGTTGTGGATTTGTCTTTGTTAATCATTTGGCCTGAAGAGGCTTCATAAGTATTCAGTATTCTATTTACTTCATGAGCACTCTCAGCATTGGCCTCCATGAGTAGTAAATGACTCATCTACAAAGAGTAACTGACTTACACTGGGAGCTTCTCTACAGATCTTGATTCCCTTTAATGATCCTCTCATCTCAGTTTCATGTAACATGGCTGAGAACCCCTCTGCACAGATAAGAAACAAGTATGGAGAGAGAGGGTCTCCTTGGCGCAGGCCCTTGGGGTGTAATAATTTCAGTTGTATCTTGGTTCACCTTGATCTGGTACCTAACAGTCGAGACACACTATTATCAGTTTAATCCAGCTCATGTTGAAACCCAGCCTTTGCATCATGACTCTCAAAAATGTTCATTCAACACGGTCGTAGGCTTTGCTCATATCCAATTTAATAGCTGCATAGCCCATCAAGCCCCTTTTTCTCCTCCGCAGGAAGTGAGTTAGCTCATATGCCAATAGGATATTATTCGAGATTAGTCTCCCACGCACAAAGGTACTCTGGTTGGGGGAGGTGATGTTGGGAAGGATTACCTTGCGCCTTGTTGTGATTACCTTGGTGACCAGCTTATACGCCACGTTACATAGGCTTATTGGTCTCAGGTCCTTTATGCTCACTGGGTTGGCATGCTTTGGAATTAGCACTGAGTGTATAGTTCCACCCCTCGTGCATTTCTCCTTAAATATCCGAAGTACCTCTTGTATGACCTGGTTCCCAACAGTTTGCATCCCAGTCTTTCAATCTCCTGCTACCCTGCATAGCATCACCTGAGTATTATGGTCCCCTCGCATGCCAGTGTTGGTCCAAACATTGTTGACCACGATCTCGCAATCTTCTTGCAACAACCTAGCTTCAAACTTGAAACTTCGCGCCATTCTCCTGAAAAAATATGATCTCCCAGCTTCCTCTGTTTGGATAGTTATAGGCCTATAGTCCGAATGGTATGAATCTCTATTAGGACTTAAAGGTTAAGGAATCTTGCACACCAACTCCTCGAGGGCATAGTCTATCCAATCTTTCTTTAACGAACCGGCTAGCATCCCAACTAGAGTTAATTGCATAAAAGTACCACAATTGAGGCTAGAATTGAGGCTAGGTTAACGGATCAGTACCACTTTTCAATTTTTTTGCAAGTCAGTACTGGTTTTGGGGTGAGGTGTTGTACATACTGGTTTTGATAGTGTTTCTGATGGATGGGGCACACATGAACAACCCGCTGAGTTATACATGGACCCACTTGTCAGTTCCATCTTCTTCCTCGTGTCTCTTCTCTCTCTCCTGTGCCGAATGTCGCCGAAATCTCCTCCATCTCCACCCCCCAAGCGCCCAGGCCTCACGCCAATTGCACGTACGTAGCAAGCTACGGGTCGCCTGATCGATCTGCTAGTCGATTCAGCCAGTGGCTACTTAGCACATGGGATGCACGCACCGGCCCAGTACACGACCACAGTGGTTCTGATCCGTTAACCTAACCCCAATTGTGGTACTTATATGCAATTAACTCTCCCAACTATGATTACGCCATGTATGTTTATCTCCCACATAGCCCATCTCTCAACCCACAGTGgtccatcatcatcaaagaaaaagcCAGTGGCCCATAGAAGTTGTATGTTGCTCATGACAGCTATCTGTGTTCATTTTTTTCCTTCATCCTTCATTCGTTCAGTATCATAAATGGGTTGTCGTGTCCTTTTCTTGTTGTTAACACTTTGACACCTAATTATTCATAATTGCGCATTTACATGAATCATGTTGAATTGTTGGCACTTAAAATGTTTATATAATACTTGTCCACCCCTTGAAGTTCTTTCTGTATCAGCCATCCCATCACCGATGTGTGCGGACTTGAATATCTGTTGAAGCAAATTGGCCCGAATATCCTCATTGGCATATTGATATATGCGTGAATGCAAATCAATGCAATGTAAACGTGCAAGTCATATTCTCTGAATAGATGATTGTATTTTGTTTGCTTATCGTCGACATGTTTGGTTCAGGATTTCTCATATAAGCCTGGGGACTGGCTAGTATTCGGGTCCGAGACAAAAGGGCTACCAGAATCCGCCCTGGAAGACTGCTCCGGAGAAGCCCTGGGTGGTGGAACCATCCGAATTCCGATGGTGGAAACCTATGTCCGGTGCCTGAACCTCTCGGTGAGCGTTGGAGTAGCGTTGTACGAAGCAGCGAGGCAGCTGAACTACCAGCAGCTCCAGTACCAACCTGATCTCCCAGAGGAAGCGCAAGGACTGTTCCCAGCAGAGGATATTTATGGATGAAATCACTTTACCTGAGAATCAATCGACGAAACTCTGTTGCTTTCAAACTGAAACACAGAGTTTCTTCAGCTGTATGCCCGGTGCCTGGTAATTTTGTTAGCATTTGATCCGGATGTTCTCTTTTTGTTTGCATTCTCAACCAAGATGTGCACTGGACTGTCCAGAGACCAATTGGATGTATACACTTTTTGCGGTCAGGAGGTAATTAGACATGACAAGAAACAAGATGGGGTCACTTCTGGCCTCCAGGACACTGAGCTGCCTACTCGTCCTGAACCATCAAGGCGTTATTTAAATTTGCATGCAGATGCTTTATCACTTTGTTTTCGTTAGATATACGGCGAGCAAGGTTGGTGAAGAACTTTACTGCTATTTAAAACCTCTGTCAGATCACGGGCCAAATAGAGCCCACCCTGAGCAGCTGTCACGTTCTAGTGGTGAATTATTGGATCATCCATCGGTTGGTCTGCAGGATTATAAATGTCAAGGTCATCAGGAGCAGTTCCTCTATGCTCCTGCAGGATTTGATGACTGCGTATCCAGTGCCCTGCATTTAAACCTTTCAAGTTTGAATGTCCTTCCATGTGCTGCCACagtgaaaggaaaagaaaaaacttTCTCTCTGACCTTCATATTTTGTCAGCTTTCCTGGTAAAAATGCATCCGAAAATCAAGAACTCCAACCAGAGATGATTACAGTGCGAGGGTCTAAGCAAAACGTTGACATAAGACCAGATTCGATCTAAATCGCAAATGATTATGTTTACATTGGATCCCCATGCATGATGGCACCAATGATGCACCCATGACCAATCTTGCACTGCGAATGAGCAATGGCTACTCCATTCTTCAGCAAGAATCTCAGGCTGTCATTAAAGGGTAGGGAACCCGTTTCGCTTCAACAAGAAACCGTACTACAGGCGACTGAACCTACCCGCGTGTTGCCCCAGTCTGCTGCGCCATTGCGTGTGGCTGTTTCGCTGTGCATGCACAGCACGGCAGGACACAGGTAAAAAGACAATGTGCTGACACTGATGGACGCAGCCCCTCCTGTGTCATTGTCGCATCTTTCAGGGTCAACTGGCCCAAAGGTGTACAGCATCGCAACACGCCTCCCATTCCCCAGGTTCCAAACCCCAAGAAAGCCACCAGCCAAGGCTTTTTCTCGGTTTTCACCGCAAAAAGTGCAACAATGCTTGCTGCTGCATTCCGAAACGCTAGCAAAAGGGGGGATGCAAATTGTCCAGATCATGATCATCGGTTACATACATACACGGCCGCGAAGGTTGCAGCTACAAAAAGACGAGTACCAAACGCACATCAGTGAACCATTCTTGGCTGGTTTCTTCACCTTCTCTAAACCTAATAACGTTGGCAAATGCTAATCTGCGGAGCTAAGGATTTCAGGAACTACTGCTGCTGATGGTAGACGAGAATGACGGGTCATGGCTTCTGTTTCCCGGAATGATTGATGTTGGATCGCCGGATTAGTTCACCCGGTCGAGGCTCTCGGCGACGGCGCGCATGCGGGGGCGCAGCTCGGGGTCGAGCTCGGTGCAGCCGAGCGCCACGTGGAACACGGCGAGGACCTGCTTCTTGGCGTGCACCTCGCCGAGCAGCGTCGGGTCCACCACCTCCGACAGCGGCCGCTCCTCCTTGAAGGCTCCCCGCACCCACGCCTCCAGCTCCTGCCCGCCCTCCCCCTCCGTCGGCTGCCGCCCGGTCACCGCCTCCAGCAGCACCACCCCGAACGCGAACACGTCCCCTTTCTGCGTCGCCGCCGCGGCCGTGCCCCCCGGCGCGCGCAGCTCCGGCGCCACGTACGACAGCGCCGACAGGGCGCCGCTGCGgagcgcgcacgccgcgctgccgaGCTTCCTCGACTGCGCCGTCTTGTGcgcgccggcgacgaggcgggcGAGGCCGAAGCCCGAGACGTGCGGACGGAGCTCGTCGTCGAGCAGGATCTTGGACGACTTGATGCAACCGTGCACGTACCGGCGAGGGCTGCACTCGTGCAGGTATGCCAGTCCCCTCGCCGCGCCCTGAACGATGGACAGCCTCACCGACCACGGTAATGGAGTTGGCGAAGCCGTCGGGCCACCTGATTCCAAGATGCTATTCAGTGCCACTATCTCTGGATCAAATGCAACCTCTAGTCTAGCAGTTAACAAGACAAGATTTCGTCGGCACATTACCGTGGAGGGAGGAGTGGAGGGAGCCATTGCCGAGGTAGTCGTAGATGAGCAGCTTCTCGTCTGGGGCGTAGTAGTATGCGCGGAGGCGGGCGACGTTGGGATGACGCGCGCGGCCGATGGCGGCAGCCTCGGCCTCGAAGGCACGGCGCCGGCGCCACCCGGACTCAGTGCCATCGCCGTCGTCGGGCTCACTGAGACGGCGGACGGCTACGGCGGTGCCGCGGCCGGGGACGACCCTGTACACGATGCCGCCGCGGCTCTTCCCCACGACGTAAGCGGACGCGCGGAGcagctcctccagctccatcccgaagccgtcgtccaccgccacgaagagctccccctcctccccgccgccgcgccgctctTCAGTGCCGGCGAGCGTCACCGCCGCGCTCTTCTCCTTGGTGGACGACTCCTTGTCCTCGTTCCTGGTCGTTGCAGCGCACCGCCTCCGGCACTGCCACTGCAGCACTAGCCCGGCAACGATGGCCGCCACCACAATGACGGCCAGAATCGGCACCGTGGGCGACGACCGACGCTTCGGCGGCCTCCCAACCTGCGCCGCTGCACCAGGGTTCATGCCAGGGTTCGACTGCGGGATTCTTGGCTCATCCCTCTCTCCGGCGCACTCGATCTTGAGCGGAAACCCGCAGAGCCTCGGGTTGTCGTCGAAGGCGGTGGGGCCCTGGTTGACGAGCGAGCCCACCTGCGGGATCTCGCCGGCGAGGTCGTTCCCCCGGAGGTCAAGGCTGACAGCCACGGGAATGCCTCCGAACTCCGGCGGGATCCCGCCGACGAAATGGTTGTAGCTGAGGTTGAGCACGCCGGAGAGACGCGGAAGCTCCGCGATGGACGGCGGGAGCGTCCCGTTGAGCTGGTTGGAGGACAAATCGAGGCGAGACAAGGAAGCGAGCCTCCCAATCCCGGCAGGAATCTGGCCGGACAGGAAGTTGTGCGCCAGGTCGAGGGTGGTGAGCTTCTGCAGCGCGGAGATGGCGACCGGGATCTGGCCGGACAGGCGGTTGGACGGCAGCGACAGCGTCTCGAGCTCGGATAGCAGGGAGAGCTCGGAAGGCAGGTAGCCCGCGAGCGAGAGGTTGGCGAGCTCCACGCCGGCGACCCGGCCCCCGCCGCCGTCAACGCAGGTGACGCCGGCCCAGCCGCAGGGGTCGGGGTCGGCGTCCCTCCAGGTGTCGAGCCCACTGCCAGGGTCATCGGTCACCGCGAACTTGAGCGCGAGAAGCGCCAGGCCGTCCGTGTTCAGCGCGGCCGCCGCGACGGCCACGGCCGCCAGCAGCACCCCCACCGCCGCCACCCGCACGGCCGCCATTTGGACGCAAGAACTCGTATCTGCCCCTCGGAATGGCTAGCACTAGACTACAACAACAGCCCTGCCATCTCTTGGGAGTACGTGGGGTTGCAGCACAgaagagggggagaagaggacagccGAGAGACTGGGGAACCGGGGTACTGGGTTTAGGCCGGGGAGTGAGATTTTACTTGCGAAATGACGGAAATGGGCACTTGGAGGATACTGTCCGGTCTGGTGTTTCGTGTGGAGGTTCTAGGTTATTCGGGGCCTACATGAGGGGCATTTCGGGGATGGAGATTCGAGCCGCACACGGGGAGCTGcgctggagggggagggccggAGGGGTGAGGTGGGCTTGGCTGGTGGATTCGATCGAAGGTCTTTGCTCGGGGCGACTTTTGCTAAAGGAGTAATTAACCGTGTTGGCATGTGGGAAATCTCATGGATTACTAGTTTAGAATCCCCAGGGATTAACGTTGATATCATACTCCTACTACTAGTacttagtagtactactagtatgcTCTTCTGCTGGAGTGGTCGGGGGTGATTGGCTACTCCTGAGGCTGTGCGCTGGGCCCTGCTGGATTCGAGCCTCTTCGTTTGAATTTATGCAGGCGCCGGCACATGGGACTGGGACTGTGTGTGGGGTCCTGATTGAATTTGATTACTGGTCGATGGTGTCTGCTTACAGTCCCGTAAGGATTAAAATATTTGGGGATGTTTCCGATTTTCAAATCTGTGACCAAGGCACTCCGTATTGGCTCTCAGAGCAATCCAGCCCCTACACGCCCGTGGAATATGACAGGCAAATCAAACGATCTTTATTTCATGCGGTGACTTACAAAGAATATAAACAACACAAGTGATCTAGGTCAATCAGAAATTAGCTTTTATCTTTGTACTTAAATTTGGATCATAGTATAACATACAGGTCGGCCCTCAAATAAACACATTTATAATCACAATCCTTACTTTCAAAACATCAAATACATACAAACACATGCACGTCGATCATCAATGTTAGTGCACACAAATACAAATTATTCACACTTAAAAATACATAACAGAACCATAGGCCGAACATAAATATTGTCCATAGTGCATAACTAAAACTTAAAAGCAAAGTTTACTGAATTCTAGCCTAAATCCACATATACTACGACAAGATCATTGAGAGGTTGCATATGCACCCATTGATTTCATAGTTGTTGATGCATCTTCAGAAGGTTGGCAATATGCTCAGCCTCTTGTTCCGGGAGGCGGAGCTGAACACCAGGCTTCTCAGAATCATGTGTGTGGGCTGCTccatcaccctcatcctcgacaatCATGATGTGTAAGATTGCACAACATATCATGAGCTGTCAAAGTGTCTTCGCTTCCCACATCATTGCAACTCCACAAACAATACCGCCAACGAGTTTGGAGCACTCTgaatgccctctccacatccttcctTACGAGTGCATGCAATCAACTAAACCAACATACCTGGGAATCCTCTCATAGCTCCAATTACCAACACTTTTTCCATGTCCTCCACAGCCGACTCTCGCAGGTACTCTGGTCCAAACACATTCACCATAGTGCATGCAAATTGCACTGTGGTGTTCACGGTCTCTCCCATCAGGAATTCAATAATCAATTGCATCTGCGGCCTTGCCATAAGCAAGCATCCGGAGAGCAGCCGTGCATTTCTGTAGAGGAGAGAAAGAAATTTGTCTGCAACAATCCTCTTCGGCTTGAAGTTGTCATCGGCCTTCTCCACGTCACTCACGATGCGCAAGAACAAATTCATGTTCATTCAAAAGCGATGTCAAAAGAAACCTTCATAGTATGTTGGGTCCGCGGTGAAATAATATGTGTACAGAAGCCGTGCACGAGCAATCCTATCCTAGGGAACAACTCTCCGGCCCTCTATGGAACTTTGAGGTTTCTATGCCTTCTCCGTCTCCTTTTGGATGCTGATCATCATCATTTCAACATCTTTGTTGTCCGACGAGTCGATGAACTTGTTGAATACGAATTCGTCAAGGTTGGTGTTTCCATAGCCATCATTCAATGGCGAATCCATCGGTGACCTAGAAGCATAAATTAAAATAGCCCGCGAAATAGCTGCGATAGTTGTGTTATAGCTGCCCGGGAGCCTCGCCGCTATGCTATGGCTGCCGTTGCGAAATCCTCCATAAATCCCTCTAAATGGTTGAACAATGAGCAAAACCCTCCAGAAATCATCTCTCCCACTAGAATTTTTTTCCTATTTGTCGCGATTGCCCCCTATGGCGGCCACTATAACTGTTGGGAGAGGCCGCGCGAAACCGTTTCTCCCGTGATTTTAATCTATGCCTAGAAGTGACCAAAAGAATAAAAATTGACATGAATATTTCCAAAGGCTGGACGGGTCCCCGACGCAGAAGAGTCTCTCAGACGGTAAACATGTACCCGTGTAAGGGTACACGGTCACGTTCGAGTCCCCTTGCGGCAGCTCGAGCTCGAACGACGTGGTCACGTCGCATCTGACGGTCATGGTGACACGACAATTGTTGTCGCCTAGGCCTTTCGGGGTGCAAGGAAGGCGGTTGTCTCGGTTTCTAGGCGACACTTGCGAACGACATGAGTGTTGTCTGCCTCAATGGTGTGTTCCATGGAACGCACTTCGTCAAAGCCAACCGTTGTGATATCGTCGATGTCACTGTACCGGGAAGGAAGTGAAATAAAGGTATGATTAGCACAATGATTGTGGCCAGAGGAGCGAAGAGGATGCCTTTTTACGGGATTACGTATTGAAGGCATCACCATTATAATCGGGATTTCCATCGATGTATCGTGCGAAGGCGCGGAACCAAGTGTTACACTTCACAAGTTCAAAATGAGAAAAAGGAAGACTCACAACACGTATTTCACGTTCGCATCAAACCACCGATCGATCTGCTCCGTCACTCAATGTGCGTCGGCTTAGCATTTCAATGGCACGTAGAATGCATGTCAGTAATCCGACCATGGGGCAAACTAGCCCGCCCGACCGTCACATTATTAATTAGGATTTGTATCGATCGATCACACGAAGGAAAAGCCCCGGCTGTTTTTTTAACACGGTAAAATCAAGTCACTCATCCTCGCAAACCAAACGTTATGCTTtacaagttcaaaaaatgaaaagaCGGTACACTTACAACACGCCTCTCATGGTTGCACCATCCCCTCACCCTGTTGGGTCCGGCACGCTGCTCACCCaagggaacgcgcttcggcttgccttttCCACTGGCACGTGGAACCACATGCGATCAAACCAAGCATGGGCCAAACTCGACCATCCAATCGCGGACACCTGATTTTCATTGATATATTTATTAAATATGTTTTTACACAGTAAAAGGTCCCAAAaataacaacataaagaaaaactatcactcctCGTGGAACGATCCGgcatgttacattggacaccgccgtttccttaagcagaggaatttgtttaatgaagttgcacaacaaaatgatgcttacactgctactGATGTGGTGGCTCCCACATATGTTTATGATATGTTTGAAGGCCAACACATAAATCAACTTGGGGAAAAGATTGTCTAATGGTTTGTAGAAGTAGATGATTTGATAAAAAAGTAGCCAACATTTGAGGAAATTGATGGTAAAGAAGAAGATGGCACATGGGGGAATATGATTCAGACTGGTACACATGTGAAGATGTTAACGTTGCTGCTGCAGATGATGACtagattacttttgtcatattttccTGTGAGAAGACGACTTATTATCTACGtgaatttgtgtttggtgattgtatgacgactgaaATCTGATGAAGCTGTTATTTAGTATTTTGCAgtgagaacatcacttattatgtatgttAGTTTGTGTTTGGTGACTGGAACATGATGCCATTGTTGTTTTGTAGTACTTgaattttgttgtgagaacatggCTTATTTTGTATGCGAATTTGTGATTGGTGAGTGTACGATGACTGAAACTTGATGACTTGTCATCAACCTCATAGTGAGAACATCACTCATCTTTGCGAAACTTGTACTTGATGATTGTAAACCTCAATGTAGCTGATGGCAGTTtgatgttggactgcaatttgttgTCCATCTTATTTTTTAATACATTGTCATATTCGTATCTAGAACAACTTGATTTGTTGGGTGTATAATCACATTCAGTTGACACccaaactgttggaaatattctctagaggcaataatattcgtATTATTATATTTTCATATCCATAATTATAGAGTTTATATTTTATTCTATAACTGccatgatcctggaatatgtgattcagtggaaaactcatatacacgtgtggaatgataaacggttcACATTCAGCTGACACCCAAACTATTGGAAATattctctagaggcaataatagttgTATCATTATATTTTCATATCCATAATTATAGAGTTTATATTCTATTCTATAACGGCTATGATcgtggaatatgcgattcagtggaaaactcatatgcacgtgtggaatgataaacggttaaATTGAAGGTTCttagtcttgcctctaggactagcttaagtgttgttggtgatcatgtttttcggATCTtaagatatcgttaagtgtaacgatagtcctaaaacgacattgagattatgacgttggaagaacgatcatattgaatcgaccaaaCTTGTTTGTTGTGAATTACATTAATATCGTCTATATTCAATTGTAATAACATGGAGTGTTAACATGTGATATTGCTCCTTAAACCATGAGAGTATTATGATCACTTCTTACCGTAcgatgg
It contains:
- the LOC119339861 gene encoding receptor protein kinase-like protein ZAR1 → MAAVRVAAVGVLLAAVAVAAAALNTDGLALLALKFAVTDDPGSGLDTWRDADPDPCGWAGVTCVDGGGGRVAGVELANLSLAGYLPSELSLLSELETLSLPSNRLSGQIPVAISALQKLTTLDLAHNFLSGQIPAGIGRLASLSRLDLSSNQLNGTLPPSIAELPRLSGVLNLSYNHFVGGIPPEFGGIPVAVSLDLRGNDLAGEIPQVGSLVNQGPTAFDDNPRLCGFPLKIECAGERDEPRIPQSNPGMNPGAAAQVGRPPKRRSSPTVPILAVIVVAAIVAGLVLQWQCRRRCAATTRNEDKESSTKEKSAAVTLAGTEERRGGGEEGELFVAVDDGFGMELEELLRASAYVVGKSRGGIVYRVVPGRGTAVAVRRLSEPDDGDGTESGWRRRRAFEAEAAAIGRARHPNVARLRAYYYAPDEKLLIYDYLGNGSLHSSLHGGPTASPTPLPWSVRLSIVQGAARGLAYLHECSPRRYVHGCIKSSKILLDDELRPHVSGFGLARLVAGAHKTAQSRKLGSAACALRSGALSALSYVAPELRAPGGTAAAATQKGDVFAFGVVLLEAVTGRQPTEGEGGQELEAWVRGAFKEERPLSEVVDPTLLGEVHAKKQVLAVFHVALGCTELDPELRPRMRAVAESLDRVN